A stretch of DNA from Microbacterium croceum:
ACGCGCTCGGCGACGCCGGGTATCGTGACGTCGAAGAGGTCAAGACCGCGGAGGAGGACCTCATGTTCTCTCTGCCGAAGGAGCTGCGTCATGACGCCTCCGGACAGCGTGACGATCGTGCGCTCGGGGGACGCGCGACCGGAGGAGGCGCATAGCGGTGAGCGCCGCGGAGGCGGAGCCGACCCTCATCGGGTCCGTGCAACGCGCACTTCGCCTCGTGGACATCGTCGCGAATTCTCCTCGTCCGCTTCCCGTCAAGATGCTCGCGGCCATCACGGGTCTCACGCCGGGCACGACCTACAACCTCGTTCGGACGCTGATCCACGAGGGGTACCTGACGTCCGAGCCGGACGGTCTGGTACTGGGTACTCGATTCCCGGCATTTCAGCACGACACCGATGCGCGCGGTGTCTTCCTCGCCCGGGTGCGCGCGGCGCTGCGTGACGTCACGGACGAGCTGGGGGCGACCGCATATCTGTCCCGCTTCGCCGACGGCGAGATGCATCTGGTCGACATCGTCGACGCGGTGCACAATCCTCGCGTCGAGCTGTGGGTCGGGCTGCAGGCCAGCGCGCACGCGACGGCGCTGGGCAAGCAGATCCTGGCGGATCTCTCGGACGAGGATCGCCTCGACTACCTCTCGCGCCACCGCCTGGAGCAGCTGACCCCGCGCACGATCAAGGATCGGCGCACGCTGCTGACCCAGCTCGAGCATTCTCCAGGGTGGACGGTCGACCAGGAGGAGTATGTGATCGGCGCCACCTGTGTCGCGGTCCCGGTCATCGCTCCGAATGTCACGGCCTCACTGGCCATCTCGCTGCCGTCCGATCGGGCGATCGTCGATCGCACCCTGGTGACCACGCTGCAGAGCACGGCGCGTCGTCTGTCGCTGCAGCTCGGCGCCGATTCTCTGGACGGAGCGAGCTCTCCGAGCGAGTTCACTATCTGAAGAAACCGCCCTGGTGTTCTTTGAATTGCTTTCCTATGATCGGGAGAGTAGTCGTCTGTGCAAACGGCACTACGGGTCTGCGGATTGTCCCCAGCTCTCCGAGACCCAGTTGGACGTGGAGCGTCCCCAGCGTTCCCCGTCCGCGGCCCCGAGAGTCCCCAATTCTTCGGGGCCGCCATCGTTTTCGTCCCGCTCGACTGGCAGCCCGCTCACACGCGCGGCGATTAGCATGGCGGGATGAGCGACCTACGGCCCCAGTACGGCGAACTCGCGACCCCGGAAGAGCAGCGACATGCCGCCGGTCTCCCCCCGCTGAGCGCGGTGCAGCCTGCCGCCGCCGTGCCTGAGGCGGCTCCGGAGCCTGTGGCGGTGGAGCCTGCCCGTCGCCGTCCCGTGGATCGTTTCGTGACCGTCGCGTTGCTGGCCTATGGGCTCATCAATGTGGTCCTGACTGCGATGTCGTATCTCGACCTCCCGGCGTCGATGAACCAGACCATGAAGATGCTCGGGATCGATGGTGAGTTCACCAACTTCGCGCAGGGGCGTCTCTGGGGGACCATCGCGGCGATCGTGCTCGTGATCGGCTGGTGTGTCACGGCCGCTCTGTCGATTCGACGGCTGCGTCGCTCGAAGCTGTCCTGGTGGGTGCCGATCGTGGGTGCGACGGTGACCCTCCTCATCACGTCCGTCTGCATCGCCGTGCCGATGATG
This window harbors:
- a CDS encoding IclR family transcriptional regulator — translated: MSAAEAEPTLIGSVQRALRLVDIVANSPRPLPVKMLAAITGLTPGTTYNLVRTLIHEGYLTSEPDGLVLGTRFPAFQHDTDARGVFLARVRAALRDVTDELGATAYLSRFADGEMHLVDIVDAVHNPRVELWVGLQASAHATALGKQILADLSDEDRLDYLSRHRLEQLTPRTIKDRRTLLTQLEHSPGWTVDQEEYVIGATCVAVPVIAPNVTASLAISLPSDRAIVDRTLVTTLQSTARRLSLQLGADSLDGASSPSEFTI
- a CDS encoding DUF6264 family protein, with the protein product MSDLRPQYGELATPEEQRHAAGLPPLSAVQPAAAVPEAAPEPVAVEPARRRPVDRFVTVALLAYGLINVVLTAMSYLDLPASMNQTMKMLGIDGEFTNFAQGRLWGTIAAIVLVIGWCVTAALSIRRLRRSKLSWWVPIVGATVTLLITSVCIAVPMMGDPAFMAYVNSIGQ